In Panicum virgatum strain AP13 chromosome 4N, P.virgatum_v5, whole genome shotgun sequence, a single window of DNA contains:
- the LOC120668911 gene encoding callose synthase 3-like, whose product MAAPGRRADMSSSSSSPSPAAPPSSGRRLLRTQTVGNLGESIFDSEVVPSSLVEIAPILRVANEVEATNPRVAYLCRFYAFEKAHRLDPTSSGRGVRQFKTALLQRLERENDPTLKGRVHQSDAREMQRFYREYYKKYIQALQNAADKADRALLTKAYQTAAVLFEVLKAVNVSQSVEVDQAILDTHNKVEEKKKLYVPYNILPLDPESTGQAIMRYPEIQAAVYALRNIRGLPWPKDHEKKPDEKTTGKDLLDWLQAMFGFQKDNVSNQREHLILLLANVHIRKIPKADQQPKLDDQALDAVMKKLFKNYKKWCKYLGRKSSLWLPTIQQEVQQRKLLYMGLYLLIWGEAANLRFMPECLCYIYHHMAFELYGMLAGNVSPMTGENVKPAYGGEEEAFLTKVVTPIYKVIEKEAERSKTIKSKHSHWRNYDDLNEYFWSVDCFRLGWPMRADADFFKTPKDAYPNRLNGENTSVGSVHWMGKVNFVEIRSFWHIFRSFDRMWIFLILSLQAMIILAWNGGTPSDIFDAGVFKQVLSIFITAAVLKLGQAILDIVFSWKARRSMSFAVKLRYVLKLISAAAWVVILPVTYAYTWENPTGLARTIKSWLGDGQNQPSLYILAVVIYLAPNMLASMLFLFPFLRRFLESSNVKVITFMMWWSQPRLFVGRGMHEGAFSLFKYTMFWVLLLATKLTVSFYIEIKPLVQPTKDIMREPIRTFQWHEFFPHGSNNIGVVIALWAPIILVYFMDTQIWYALFSTLIGGIYGAYRRLGEIRTLGMLRSRFESLPVALNERLIPSDKNKSKGFRAAFSRKPKASGDEKEEEKRAARFAQMWNLIITSFREEDLIDNREMDLLLVPYCKDRELNIFQWPPFLLASKIPIALDMAADSGGKDRDLTKRIGSDPYFSYAIRECYASFKNIINTLVFGQREKLVIKEIFDVVDKHIADVTLIKDLNMRSLPALSKKFIDLLELLQKNKEEDLGQVVILFQDMLEVVTRDIMEEEQLGGMLESIHGGNNRKHEGITPLDQQDQLFAKAIRFPMEESDAWTEKIKRLHLLLTVKESAMDVPTNLDARRRISFFANSLFMEMPNAPKVRNMLPFSVLTPYYKEDVLFSSQNLEEPNEDGVSILFYLQKIYPDEWKNFLERVDRKSEEELREDEGLEEELRLWASYRGQTLTRTVRGMMYYRKALELQAFLDMAQDDDLMEGYRATELMSEDSQLMTQCKAIADMKFTYVVSCQQYGIQKRSGEPCAHDILRLMTTYPSLRVAYIDEVEVRQDRNKKVEKVYYSALVKASVTKPNEPGQSLDQVIYKIKLPGNAILGEGKPENQNHAIIFTRGECLQTIDMNQEHYMEEALKMRNLLQEFEEKHDGVRYPSILGVREHIFTGSVSSLAWFMSNQETSFVTIGQRVLANPLRVRFHYGHPDIFDRLFHLTRGGVSKASKIINLSEDIFAGFNSTLREGNVTHHEYMQVGKGRDVGLNQISLFEAKIANGNGEQTLSRDIYRLGHRFDFFRMLSCYYTTIGFYFSTMITVWTVYVFLYGRLYLVLSGLDEALATGRRFAHNAPLQVALASESFVQLGFLMALPMMMEIGLERGFRTALSDFVLMQLQLASVFFTFSLGTKTHYYGRTLLHGGAEYRATGRGFVVFHAKFADNYRLYSRSHFVKGIELMILLVVYEIFGQSYRGAITYIFITVSMWFMVGTWLFAPFLFNPSGFEWQKIVDDWTDWHKWISNRGGIGVAPEKSWESWWDKEQEPLRHSGKRGTIVEILLALRFFIYQYGLVYHLHITKKITKDNSVLVYCFSWVVIFVILLIMKTVSVGRRRFSAEFQLVFRLIKGLIFITFTSIVIILIAIPGMTVLDIFVCILAFMPTGWGLLLIAQAIRPVIQKVGLWGSIKALARGYEILMGLLLFTPIAFLAWFPFVSEFQTRMLFNQAFSRGLQISRILGGHKKDRATRNKE is encoded by the exons ATGGCGGCGCCGGGCCGGAGGGCTGACatgtcctcgtcctcgtcctcgccgtCTCCGGCCGCCCCGCCCTCCTCCGGGAGGCGCCTCCTGCGCACGCAGACCGTCGGCAACCTCGGCGAGTCCATCTTCGACAGCGAGGTCGTCCCTTCCTCGCTCGTCGAGATCGCGCCCATCCTCCGTGTCGCCAACGAGGTCGAGGCAACCAACCCGCGCGTCGCATACCTCT GCCGCTTCTACGCCTTCGAGAAGGCTCACCGCCTCGACCCTACTTCAAGTGGTCGTGGTGTTCGACAGTTCAAGACAGCACTTCTCCAAAGGCTTGAGAGG GAGAACGATCCCACATTGAAGGGAAGGGTGCACCAGAGCGATGCCAGAGAGATGCAGCGTTTCTACCGTGAATACTACAAGAAGTACATCCAAGCACTTCAAAACGCCGCTGACAAGGCTGATCG TGCCCTGCTCACTAAAGCGTACCAAACAGCTGCTGTCTTGTTCGAGGTCTTGAAAGCCGTTAACGTCTCACAGTCTGTCGAAGTCGATCAAGCG ATTTTGGATACACACAACAAAGTtgaggagaagaaaaagctCTATGTTCCTTACAATATTCTTCCTCTTGATCCTGAGAGTACCGGTCAAGCTATTATGCGTTACCCAGAG ATTCAAGCAGCTGTTTATGCTCTCCGAAATATTAGAGGCCTGCCATGGCCAAAGGACCACGAGAAGAAGCCTGATGAGAAGACCACTGGCAAAGACCTTCTTGACTGGCTCCAGGCAATGTTTGGGTTTCAG AAAGATAATGTGTCCAACCAAAGGGAACATCTGATACTGTTACTTGCAAATGTGCACATAAGGAAAATACCAAAAGCTGACCAACAGCCAAAG TTAGATGACCAAGCTCTGGATGCTGTAATGAAGAAGCTATTTAAGAATTATAAGAAGTGGTGCAAGTACCTTGGCCGCAAAAGCAGTTTATG GTTGCCAACTATCCAACAGGAAGTACAGCAGCGTAAGCTTCTTTATATGGGTCTCTACCTGCTGATTTGGGGCGAGGCGGCTAATTTGAGATTCATGCCAGAATGTCTTTGTTACATCTACCATCAT ATGGCTTTTGAACTCTATGGCATGTTGGCCGGAAATGTTAGCCCAATGACTGGTGAAAATGTTAAGCCAGCATATGGTGGTGAAGAAGAAGCCTTCTTGACGAAAGTTGTGACTCCAATATACAAAGTCATAGAGAAG GAAGCAGAAAGGAGCAAGACTATAAAATCAAAGCACTCGCATTGGAGAAACTATGATGATCTAAATGAGTACTTTTG GTCAGTAGATTGTTTCCGGCTAGGATGGCCTATGAGGGCTGATGCTGATTTTTTCAAGACTCCCAAGGATGCATATCCTAATCGTCTGAATGGA GAGAACACATCTGTCGGTAGTGTTCATTGGATGGGAAAGGTTAATTTTGTGGAGATACGTTCATTTTGGCACATATTTCGTAGTTTCGACAGAATGTGGATCTTCTTGATACTATCCTTACAG GCCATGATTATACTTGCTTGGAATGGTGGCACACCAAGCGATATCTTTGATGCAGGAGTGTTTAAGCAGGTTTTGAGCATATTTATTACTGCTGCAGTTTTGAAGTTGGGTCAAG CTATCCTGGACATTGTATTTAGCTGGAAAGCAAGAAGAAGCATGTCATTTGCAGTGAAGCTGCGATATGTCTTGAAGTTAATATCAGCTGCTGCTTGGGTTGTGATTTTACCTGTAACTTATGCATATACCTGGGAGAATCCTACTGGTCTTGCAAGAACAATAAAAAGCTGGCTTGGTGATGGTCAGAATCAACCATCTTTGTACATTTTGGCTGTTGTGATATATTTGGCGCCAAACATGCTTGCCTCCATGCTATTTCTTTTCCCATTCCTGAGAAGGTTCCTAGAAAGTTCAAATGTCAAGGTCATAACGTTCATGATGTGGTGGTCTCAG CCGCGATTATTTGTTGGCAGAGGAATGCATGAAGGCGCATTCTCCCTCTTCAA GTATACCATGTTTTGGGTTCTTCTTTTAGCAACGAAGTTGACAGTAAGCTTCTATATCGAG ATCAAGCCTCTGGTACAGCCAACCAAAGATATAATGAGAGAACCAATTAGGACATTCCAGTGGCACGAGTTTTTTCCTCATG GGAGTAACAACATTGGTGTTGTTATTGCACTTTGGGCTCCAATAATTCTG GTATATTTCATGGACACACAAATTTGGTATGCACTTTTCTCTACATTGATTGGTGGTATCTACGGGGCTTATCGCCGTCTTGGTGAG ATAAGGACGCTAGGAATGTTGAGATCTCGCTTTGAATCTTTGCCTGTGGCCCTCAATGAGCGCTTGATCCCTTCTGATAAAAACAAGAGCAAAGGTTTCCGGGCTGCTTTTTCCAGGAAACCCAAG GCTTCTGGtgatgaaaaagaggaagagaaaagaGCTGCAAGATTTGCTCAAATGTGGAACCTAATTATTACAAGTTTCCGTGAAGAAGATCTCATAGATAACAGGGAGATGGATTTGCTACTTGTTCCGTATTGTAAAGATCGTGAATTGAATATATTCCAGTGGCCACCGTTCCTACTTGCTAGCAAG ATTCCAATAGCGTTGGATATGGCAGCAGACAGTGGTGGAAAAGACCGTGATCTGACGAAGAGGATTGGATCAGATCCATACTTTTCCTATGCTATCAGAGAATGCTATGCTTCCTTCAAAAACATCATCAACACTTTAGTGTTTGGGCAGCGCGAGAAACT TGTCATAAAAGAGATTTTTGATGTCGTGGATAAGCACATAGCAGATGTAACCCTGATAAAGGATCTGAATATGAGGAGCCTTCCTGCACTGAGCAAGAAGTTTATTGACTTGCTTGAGTTACTG CaaaagaacaaagaagaagACTTGGGTCAAGTTGTCATTTTGTTTCAAGATATGCTTGAGgtggtcacaagggatataatGGAGGAAGAGCAGCTCGGCGG AATGTTGGAGTCCATACATGGTGGAAATAATAGAAAACATGAAGGAATTACACCACTAGATCAGCAAGATCAGTTGTTTGCTAAAGCTATTAGATTCCCCATGGAGGAATCAGATGCATGGACTGAAAAG ATAAAGAGGCTTCACCTTCTGCTAACTGTGAAGGAGTCTGCTATGGATGTCCCTACAAACCTTGATGCTAGAAGGCGAATATCGTTTTTTGCAAACTCTCTCTTTATGGAGATGCCAAATGCTCCTAAAGTGCGGAATATGTTACCCTTCTC TGTCTTAACTCCTTATTACAAGGAAGATGTTCTGTTCTCCTCACAAAATCTAGAAGAACCAAATGAGGATGGAGTTTCCATCCTTTTCTACCTACAGAAGATTTACCCAG ATGAATGGAAAAATTTCCTTGAAAGAGTGGATCGAAAGAGTGAAGAGGAGCTCCGTGAGGATGAAGGATTGGAAGAGGAGCTTCGTCTTTGGGCATCATATAGGGGACAGACATTGACAAGAACTG TAAGAGGGATGATGTACTACCGAAAAGCTTTGGAGCTTCAGGCTTTTCTTGATATGGCCCAAGATGATG ATCTTATGGAAGGTTACAGAGCAACTGAACTTATGTCTGAGGACTCACAATTAATGACACAGTGCAAGGCCATAGCTGACATGAAGTTTACATATGTTGTCTCATGCCAGCAATATGGAATCCAGAAACGGTCTGGCGAGCCTTGCGCGCATGACATTTTGAGGCTAATGACAAC ATATCCATCGCTAAGGGTTGCCTATATTGATGAAGTTGAAGTGCGTCAAGATAGAAACAAGAAGGTTGAAAAGGTTTACTACTCAGCCTTGGTGAAGGCTTCTGTTACTAAACCTAATGAGCCTGGTCAGAGTCTTGATCAG GTAATCTACAAGATAAAACTGCCAGGTAATGCTATTCTAGGTGAAGGAAAGCCAGAAAATCAGAACCACGCAATCATATTCACTCGAGGCGAGTGTCTCCAAACTATAGATATGAATCAG GAACACTATATGGAGGAAGCTTTGAAGATGAGGAATCTTTTGCAAGAGTTTGAGGAGAAACACGATGGTGTGAGATACCCATCGATACTTGGTGTAAGAGAACACATATTTACTGGCAG TGTTTCATCCCTTGCGTGGTTCATGTCAAATCAGGAGACTAGTTTTGTGACTATTGGACAACGTGTACTTGCTAATCCACTGAG GGTTCGATTTCACTATGGCCATCCCGATATCTTTGATCGCCTTTTCCACCTTACAAGGGGTGGTGTGAGTAAAGCATCCAAAATTATCAATCTTAGCGAGGACATATTTGCAG GATTCAATTCCACACTGCGTGAAGGCAATGTAACTCATCATGAATACATGCAAGTTGGCAAGGGAAGGGATGTGGGTCTTAATCAAATATCTCTATTTGAGGCAAAGATAGCAAATGGTAATGGCGAACAGACGCTGAGCCGTGACATCTATCGGTTGGGTCACCGCTTTGATTTTTTCAGAATGCTATCCTGTTACTATACAACAATTGGGTTCTACTTCAGTACAATG ATTACAGTGTGGACCGTATATGTTTTCCTCTATGGGCGGTTATATCTTGTCCTCAGTGGACTTGATGAAGCACTGGCTACTGGAAGGAGGTTTGCGCACAATGCGCCTCTCCAGGTTGCTCTTGCATCAGAATCTTTTGTGCAACTTGGATTTTTGATGGCGCTACCCATGATGATGGAAATCGGTCTGGAGAGAGGATTCAGAACAGCATTGAGTGACTTTGTACTAATGCAACTCCAGTTGGCATCTGTTTTCTTTACGTTTTCACTTGGGACCAAAACTCATTACTATGGAAGGACGTTACTTCATGGAGGAGCTGAATATAGAGCCACTGGGCGTGGATTTGTGGTGTTCCACGCCAAATTTGCTGACAACTATCGGCTTTATTCTCGAAGCCATTTTGTCAAGGGTATCGAGCTGATGATCTTGCTAGTCGTGTATGAAATATTTGGGCAGTCATATAGAGGGGCTATAACATACATCTTCATCACCGTCTCCATGTGGTTCATGGTGGGCACTTGGCTCTTTGCACCGTTCTTGTTCAATCCTTCTGGATTTGAGTGGCAGAAGATTGTGGATGACTGGACCGATTGGCACAAGTGGATCAGCAATCGTGGAGGTATTGGTGTAGCACCGGAGAAAAGCTGGGAGTCATGGTGGGACAAAGAGCAGGAGCCTCTTCGGCACTCTGGGAAGCGTGGTACTATTGTTGAGATACTGCTTGCTTTGCGCTTCTTCATCTACCAATATGGACTTGTGTACCATTTGCACATAACAAAGAAGATAACCAAGGACAACAGTGTGTTG GTCTATTGTTTCTCATGGGTTGTAATTTTTGTCATCTTGCTCATTATGAAG ACTGTTTCAGTGGGCAGGAGAAGATTCAGTGCAGAGTTCCAGCTTGTGTTCCGGTTGATCAAGGGTCTCATATTTATAACATTTACGTCCATTGTGATAATCTTGATAGCAATCCCTGGCATGACGGTTCTGGACATCTTTGTCTGCATCCTTGCGTTCATGCCAACCGGATGGGGTTTGCTCCTG ATTGCCCAAGCGATCAGGCCTGTGATTCAAAAGGTCGGGCTCTGGGGATCCATCAAGGCTCTTGCGCGGGGCTACGAGATCCTGATGGGGCTGCTCCTGTTCACACCCATCGCCTTCCTTGCTTGGTTCCCATTCGTGTCCGAATTCCAGACCAGGATGCTGTTCAACCAGGCCTTCAGTAGAGGTCTGCAGATCTCCCGTATCCTCGGAGGGCACAAGAAGGACCGAGCGACCCGGAACAAGGAGTAG
- the LOC120668909 gene encoding protein LATE ELONGATED HYPOCOTYL-like isoform X1: MASLALVEERDGLDSSGLPIDKRRPLDAAKSPLMDDAMQPKEGMDGYPVKVRKPYTITKQREKWTEEEHEKFLEALKLYGRSWRQIQEHIGTKTAVQIRSHAQKFFSKVVREPGASNIIEIPPPRPKRKPLHPYPRKCADSSTMANPAMGQPKLASISSSSGSDQENGSPVSVLSAMQSDAFGSSVSNPSTGCTSPASSDDGNNVPSFVNEENLLTQQIEDDQSGQEIKLDNSDGDLSEEDSSSGVQETSLKLFGKTVIIPDTKKVCSSDGGCGDGEKRSQSSKQETSQASSIGGIAAYPAHNGWLLPYHSFQFHMGESGDAKISPLHVWWPYYGFPVSDPRGFGMGHIEGTCESDTDNKSPSVESSSDCLSYVQTTAPTNCKVVKESLGGAIQVSEPALSFELKPSANSAFVRVKPGSNRGQSVRGFVPYKRCKVE; this comes from the exons ATGGCGTCTCTGGCGCTGGTCGAG GAAAGGGATGGATTAGACTCATCTGGGTTGCCAATTGACAAAAGGCGGCCGTTGGATGCTGCCAAATCTCCTCTGATGGATGATGCAATGCAACCAAAGGAGGGGATGGATGGGTACCCTGTCAAG GTTCGGAAGCCTTACACCATCACAAAGCAGAGGGAGAAGTGGacggaagaagagcatgagaagTTCCTGGAGGCACTAAAGCTTTATGGTCGGTCTTGGCGCCAGATACAAG AACACATTGGCACAAAGACTGCTGTCCAGATTCGGAGCCATGCTCAGAAGTTTTTCTCCAAG GTGGTGCGTGAGCCTGGTGCAAGTAACATAATCGAGATTCCACCCCCAAGGCCAAAGAGAAAACCACTGCATCCATACCCTCGCAAGTGTGCTGATTCCAGCACCATGGCAAATCCTGCAATGGGCCAGCCAAAGCTTGCCTCCATTTCATCGTCATCTGGTTCTGACCAAGAGAATGGTTCACCTGTGTCTGTGCTGTCTGCGATGCAGTCGGATGCTTTTGGGTCATCTGTATCCAATCCATCAACAGGGTGTACATCCCCTGCATCATCGGATGATGGGAATAATGTCCCTTCCTTTGTGAATGAGGAAAATTTACTTACTCAGCAAATCGAGGATGATCAGTCTGGTCag GAAATAAAGCTGGACAACAGCGATGGTGACTTATCTGAAGAGGATTCATCATCAGGAGTGCAAGAAACAAGTTTGAAGCTGTTCGGGAAGACAGTTATCATTCCAGACACAAAGAAAGTATGTTCCTCGGATGGGGGATGTGGAGATGGTGAAAAAAGATCTCAATCTTCTAAGCAAGAAACGTCGCAGGCATCCTCAATTGGAGGGATCGCAGCATACCCTGCCCATAATGGATGGCTGCTTCCTTACCATTCTTTTCAGTTTCATATGGGCGAGTCTGGGGATGCTAAGATTTCCCCTCTTCATGTATGGTGGCCTTACTATGGTTTTCCAGTCAGCGATCCAAGAGGATTTGGTATGGGGCATATCGAAGGTACCTGTGAGAGTGATACCGACAATAAGAGCCCTTCGGTTGAATCCAGTTCAGACTGCTTGAGCTATGTTCAGACAACGGCGCCTACCAACTGCAAAGTTGTCAAGGAGTCACTAGGAGGAGCAATTCAGGTGTCGGAGCCAGCTCTAAGTTTTGAGCTGAAACCGAGCGCGAATTCAGCCTTCGTAAGAGTGAAGCCCGGAAGCAACAGAGGTCAATCTGTAAGAGGATTTGTGCCATATAAAAGGTGTAAAGTCGAATAA
- the LOC120668909 gene encoding protein LATE ELONGATED HYPOCOTYL-like isoform X2: MMQCNQRRGWMGTLSRYPFIVPLLRSVRKPYTITKQREKWTEEEHEKFLEALKLYGRSWRQIQEHIGTKTAVQIRSHAQKFFSKVVREPGASNIIEIPPPRPKRKPLHPYPRKCADSSTMANPAMGQPKLASISSSSGSDQENGSPVSVLSAMQSDAFGSSVSNPSTGCTSPASSDDGNNVPSFVNEENLLTQQIEDDQSGQEIKLDNSDGDLSEEDSSSGVQETSLKLFGKTVIIPDTKKVCSSDGGCGDGEKRSQSSKQETSQASSIGGIAAYPAHNGWLLPYHSFQFHMGESGDAKISPLHVWWPYYGFPVSDPRGFGMGHIEGTCESDTDNKSPSVESSSDCLSYVQTTAPTNCKVVKESLGGAIQVSEPALSFELKPSANSAFVRVKPGSNRGQSVRGFVPYKRCKVE; the protein is encoded by the exons ATGATGCAATGCAACCAAAGGAGGGGATGGATGGGTACCCTGTCAAGGTACCCATTTATTGTTCCACTTTTGAGATCC GTTCGGAAGCCTTACACCATCACAAAGCAGAGGGAGAAGTGGacggaagaagagcatgagaagTTCCTGGAGGCACTAAAGCTTTATGGTCGGTCTTGGCGCCAGATACAAG AACACATTGGCACAAAGACTGCTGTCCAGATTCGGAGCCATGCTCAGAAGTTTTTCTCCAAG GTGGTGCGTGAGCCTGGTGCAAGTAACATAATCGAGATTCCACCCCCAAGGCCAAAGAGAAAACCACTGCATCCATACCCTCGCAAGTGTGCTGATTCCAGCACCATGGCAAATCCTGCAATGGGCCAGCCAAAGCTTGCCTCCATTTCATCGTCATCTGGTTCTGACCAAGAGAATGGTTCACCTGTGTCTGTGCTGTCTGCGATGCAGTCGGATGCTTTTGGGTCATCTGTATCCAATCCATCAACAGGGTGTACATCCCCTGCATCATCGGATGATGGGAATAATGTCCCTTCCTTTGTGAATGAGGAAAATTTACTTACTCAGCAAATCGAGGATGATCAGTCTGGTCag GAAATAAAGCTGGACAACAGCGATGGTGACTTATCTGAAGAGGATTCATCATCAGGAGTGCAAGAAACAAGTTTGAAGCTGTTCGGGAAGACAGTTATCATTCCAGACACAAAGAAAGTATGTTCCTCGGATGGGGGATGTGGAGATGGTGAAAAAAGATCTCAATCTTCTAAGCAAGAAACGTCGCAGGCATCCTCAATTGGAGGGATCGCAGCATACCCTGCCCATAATGGATGGCTGCTTCCTTACCATTCTTTTCAGTTTCATATGGGCGAGTCTGGGGATGCTAAGATTTCCCCTCTTCATGTATGGTGGCCTTACTATGGTTTTCCAGTCAGCGATCCAAGAGGATTTGGTATGGGGCATATCGAAGGTACCTGTGAGAGTGATACCGACAATAAGAGCCCTTCGGTTGAATCCAGTTCAGACTGCTTGAGCTATGTTCAGACAACGGCGCCTACCAACTGCAAAGTTGTCAAGGAGTCACTAGGAGGAGCAATTCAGGTGTCGGAGCCAGCTCTAAGTTTTGAGCTGAAACCGAGCGCGAATTCAGCCTTCGTAAGAGTGAAGCCCGGAAGCAACAGAGGTCAATCTGTAAGAGGATTTGTGCCATATAAAAGGTGTAAAGTCGAATAA
- the LOC120668909 gene encoding protein REVEILLE 2-like isoform X3, producing the protein MDDAMQPKEGMDGYPVKVRKPYTITKQREKWTEEEHEKFLEALKLYGRSWRQIQEHIGTKTAVQIRSHAQKFFSKVVREPGASNIIEIPPPRPKRKPLHPYPRKCADSSTMANPAMGQPKLASISSSSGSDQENGSPVSVLSAMQSDAFGSSVSNPSTGCTSPASSDDGNNVPSFVNEENLLTQQIEDDQSGQEIKLDNSDGDLSEEDSSSGVQETSLKLFGKTVIIPDTKKVCSSDGGCGDGEKRSQSSKQETSQASSIGGIAAYPAHNGWLLPYHSFQFHMGESGDAKISPLHVWWPYYGFPVSDPRGFGMGHIEGTCESDTDNKSPSVESSSDCLSYVQTTAPTNCKVVKESLGGAIQVSEPALSFELKPSANSAFVRVKPGSNRGQSVRGFVPYKRCKVE; encoded by the exons ATGGATGATGCAATGCAACCAAAGGAGGGGATGGATGGGTACCCTGTCAAG GTTCGGAAGCCTTACACCATCACAAAGCAGAGGGAGAAGTGGacggaagaagagcatgagaagTTCCTGGAGGCACTAAAGCTTTATGGTCGGTCTTGGCGCCAGATACAAG AACACATTGGCACAAAGACTGCTGTCCAGATTCGGAGCCATGCTCAGAAGTTTTTCTCCAAG GTGGTGCGTGAGCCTGGTGCAAGTAACATAATCGAGATTCCACCCCCAAGGCCAAAGAGAAAACCACTGCATCCATACCCTCGCAAGTGTGCTGATTCCAGCACCATGGCAAATCCTGCAATGGGCCAGCCAAAGCTTGCCTCCATTTCATCGTCATCTGGTTCTGACCAAGAGAATGGTTCACCTGTGTCTGTGCTGTCTGCGATGCAGTCGGATGCTTTTGGGTCATCTGTATCCAATCCATCAACAGGGTGTACATCCCCTGCATCATCGGATGATGGGAATAATGTCCCTTCCTTTGTGAATGAGGAAAATTTACTTACTCAGCAAATCGAGGATGATCAGTCTGGTCag GAAATAAAGCTGGACAACAGCGATGGTGACTTATCTGAAGAGGATTCATCATCAGGAGTGCAAGAAACAAGTTTGAAGCTGTTCGGGAAGACAGTTATCATTCCAGACACAAAGAAAGTATGTTCCTCGGATGGGGGATGTGGAGATGGTGAAAAAAGATCTCAATCTTCTAAGCAAGAAACGTCGCAGGCATCCTCAATTGGAGGGATCGCAGCATACCCTGCCCATAATGGATGGCTGCTTCCTTACCATTCTTTTCAGTTTCATATGGGCGAGTCTGGGGATGCTAAGATTTCCCCTCTTCATGTATGGTGGCCTTACTATGGTTTTCCAGTCAGCGATCCAAGAGGATTTGGTATGGGGCATATCGAAGGTACCTGTGAGAGTGATACCGACAATAAGAGCCCTTCGGTTGAATCCAGTTCAGACTGCTTGAGCTATGTTCAGACAACGGCGCCTACCAACTGCAAAGTTGTCAAGGAGTCACTAGGAGGAGCAATTCAGGTGTCGGAGCCAGCTCTAAGTTTTGAGCTGAAACCGAGCGCGAATTCAGCCTTCGTAAGAGTGAAGCCCGGAAGCAACAGAGGTCAATCTGTAAGAGGATTTGTGCCATATAAAAGGTGTAAAGTCGAATAA